From Rhodamnia argentea isolate NSW1041297 chromosome 10, ASM2092103v1, whole genome shotgun sequence, a single genomic window includes:
- the LOC115739843 gene encoding UPF0161 protein At3g09310: protein MAVVASLNSQQLFPPFPSLNSRSFIHPFSPSPSAKLRTSFKFRSITSELRSNSDSSTSPDDEASSLGVKAALSMLRFYKREISPILPKSCRYVPTCSEYSMEAYKKYGVVKGTILSAWRICRCNPLGGSGFDPPRWFGEERPSKEE from the exons ATGGCGGTCGTCGCTTCCCTAAACTCGCAGCAGCTCTTCCCTCCTTTCCCTTCTCTAAATTCCCGTTCCTTCATTCACCCCTTCAGTCCAAGCCCTAGTGCGAAGCTTCGAACTTCCTTCAAGTTCCGGTCAATAACTAGCGAGCTCAGGAGCAACTCCGACTCGAGCACTTCACCAG ATGACGAGGCGAGCAGTTTAGGAGTTAAAGCTGCGTTGAGTATGCTCAGGTTCTACAAGA GGGAGATATCGCCAATTCTGCCGAAGAGTTGTCGGTACGTGCCGACGTGTAGTGAGTACTCAATGGAAGCCTACAAGAAGTATGGGGTTGTTAAGGGCACCATCCTGTCGGCTTGGCGTATCTGCCGTTGCAATCCTCTTG GTGGATCTGGTTTTGATCCCCCGCGCTGGTTTGGTGAAGAACGTCCATCCAAAGAAGAATAA
- the LOC115739841 gene encoding scarecrow-like protein 9 — protein sequence MNMDPRFKGCSASVAGLSLDNQSLPWFADPSLVPGPRFETNGFRGGIQYVPHPVATQISGAPSAPNSCITQEEDSPEDCDFSDAVLRYISEMLMEEDMEEKSCMLQESLDLQAAEKSLYDAIGKKYPPSPEPIPNYTCLSGEGPEDDLSVNSYGCLLNNPLVSYSCEKTSFPQVQSLSFHGVLQSSYTSSNSVVSGMDGFVDSPASIAQVPDLGGESQSIWQFKKGVEEASKFLPGGNRFFDNAESKGSLTESRVRSCEVAVKLERKDDCKCSPNGSRGRKNPHRGDADFEEERSSKQAAVFSESPLRSVMFDNVLLCPKVDHICPKVDHITVLQDTVQDGTTATMLRNGQPKGLNDDKGRGRKRIGKKEVVDLRTLLINCAQAVAADDRVSTSEFLKQIRQHSSPFGDGNQRLAHCLADGLEARQAGTGSQIYKGLVSKRTSAADILKAYHLFLAACPFRKLSNFTANRTIMSLASDSMRVHIIDFGILYGFQWPTLIQRLSARHGGPPKIRITGIDFPQPGFRPAERVEETGRRLAAYAEHFKVPFEYNAIAKKWENIQIDELKIDKDELLVVNCIYRAKNLLDESVAADSSRNMVINLIRRINPDIFIHGILNGSYNAPFFVTRFREALFHFSALFDMLETLVPRENRERMLIEKEIFGREALNVIACEGWERVERPETYKQWQLRNLRAGFVQLPFDRDIVKRATEKVRSSYHKDFMIDEDGRWLLHGWKGRIIYALSAWKPV from the coding sequence ATGAATATGGATCCTCGCTTTAAGGGGTGTTCGGCTTCTGTAGCCGGGCTTTCATTGGATAATCAATCGTTGCCGTGGTTTGCGGATCCAAGTTTAGTTCCCGGACCCAGATTCGAGACCAATGGCTTCAGAGGAGGAATTCAATACGTTCCACACCCAGTGGCGACACAGATTAGTGGAGCCCCAAGTGCCCCGAATTCGTGCATCACCCAAGAGGAGGATTCGCCAGAAGATTGCGATTTCTCTGATGCGGTTTTGAGGTACATAAGTGAGATGCTTATGGAAGAAGATATGGAGGAGAAGAGTTGTATGCTTCAAGAGTCCTTGGACCTTCAAGCTGCTGAGAAATCTCTTTACGATGCTATTGGTAAGAAGTATCCCCCTTCGCCTGAACCAATCCCAAATTATACCTGTCTAAGTGGTGAGGGTCCTGAGGATGACCTCTCTGTAAATAGCTACGGCTGTTTGCTGAATAATCCTCTGGTATCATATTCTTGTGAGAAGACTTCCTTCCCTCAAGTGcaaagtctttcatttcatggCGTTTTGCAGTCATCTTACACCTCTTCTAATAGTGTCGTCAGTGGTATGGATGGATTTGTAGACTCCCCAGCTAGTATTGCTCAGGTTCCTGATTTGGGTGGGGAGAGTCAATCTATTTGGCAGTTTAAGAAGGGAGTTGAAGAAGCTAGTAAGTTTCTTCCTGGTGGTAACAGGTTTTTCGATAATGCGGAGTCAAAAGGGTCCTTAACTGAGTCAAGGGTGAGATCTTGTGAGGTCGCAGTCAAGCTAGAGAGGAAGGATGATTGCAAGTGTTCTCCTAATGGCTCACGGGGGAGGAAGAATCCTCACAGAGGGGATGCAGAttttgaagaagagaggagTAGCAAGCAAGCTGCTGTTTTCTCTGAATCACCTCTCCGATCAGTTATGTTTGATAATGTGTTGCTTTGTCCTAAAGTAGATCACATTTGTCCTAAAGTAGATCACATAACCGTACTACAAGACACCGTGCAGGATGGGACTACTGCAACTATGTTGCGCAATGGGCAACCTAAGGGATTAAATGATGATAAAGGACGTGGGAGAAAACGAATTGGGAAGAAGGAAGTCGTGGATTTAAGAACTCTCTTGATTAATTGTGCACAAGCAGTTGCAGCTGATGACCGTGTAAGCACAAGTGAGTTTTTGAAGCAGATTAGACAGCATTCTTCTCCTTTTGGGGATGGAAATCAGAGGCTGGCTCACTGCCTTGCAGATGGCCTTGAAGCTCGCCAGGCGGGCACAGGTAGCCAGATCTATAAAGGCCTTGTTAGCAAGAGAACTTCAGCTGCCGATATTCTGAAAGCTTACCATCTTTTCCTAGCTGCTTGCCCATTTAGGAAGCTTTCTAACTTCACCGCGAACAGGACAATTATGAGTCTAGCATCAGATTCCATGAGGGTCCACATCATTGATTTCGGTATTCTTTATGGTTTCCAGTGGCCAACTCTTATTCAGCGGCTCTCAGCAAGACATGGTGGACCCCCAAAAATTCGGATTACTGGTATAGATTTCCCCCAACCTGGCTTTCGGCCAGCAGAGCGAGTTGAGGAAACAGGTCGCAGACTAGCTGCTTATGCGGAACATTTCAAAGTCCCATTCGAGTATAATGCAATAgcaaagaaatgggaaaatattCAGATTGACGAactcaaaattgacaaggatgAGTTACTTGTTGTTAACTGTATATATCGCGCTAAAAACTTACTCGATGAATCGGTAGCAGCCGATAGTTCGAGAAATATGGTTATTAATTTGATAAGAAGGATCAATCCTGATATTTTTATCCACGGGATTCTCAACGGGTCTTACAATGCACCCTTCTTTGTTACGCGATTTCGGGAGGCATTGTTCCATTTCTCCGCACTTTTTGATATGCTCGAAACTCTAGTTCCCCGTGAAAATCGGGAGAGAATGCTGATCGAGAAAGAGATATTCGGAAGGGAGGCTTTAAATGTTATAGCTTGTGAGGGTTGGGAACGAGTTGAAAGGCCAGAGACATACAAGCAGTGGCAACTACGTAACCTGAGAGCTGGGTTTGTGCAGCTTCCTTTTGATCGGGACATCGTGAAGCGGGCAACAGAAAAAGTTCGGTCAAGCTATCACAAAGACTTTATGATCGACGAAGATGGCCGGTGGCTATTGCACGGATGGAAGGGCCGAATCATCTACGCCCTCTCTGCTTGGAAACCTGTCTAG